One Mangifera indica cultivar Alphonso chromosome 4, CATAS_Mindica_2.1, whole genome shotgun sequence genomic region harbors:
- the LOC123214056 gene encoding protein TWIN LOV 1 isoform X7, protein MDSQLGLIEQSFNSRYTFRAREALDDLPDNFTITDPSISGHPIVFASRGFMKMSGYSREEIIGKNGRLFQGPGTNQRTVMEIREAIREERAIEVNLLNYRKDGTPFWMLFRMSPVFCKQDGRVTNFVACQVPIVSRKRGRNCGFGFSGKGNQSEFREIVFGSCRSEICSDSLLDLDRVLALQSDSQGHAFYICLVSLAGLENEETCEASELEKQKAATAINNILSVLTYYSASTGKLVCEKRCGIPGVDFINSSLRISLGRIKQSFVLTDPHLPDVPIVYASDAFLKLTGYDRHEVLGHNCGFLNGSDTDPATLYQIKESIRAEQACTVRILNYRKDKTSFWCLLHMSPIRNASGKVQSYYILVGID, encoded by the exons ATGGACTCACAACTGGGTCTAATTGAACAATCATTTAACAGTCGTTACACTTTCCGGGCACGAGAAGCGCTCGATGATTTACCTGACAATTTTACAATAACCGATCCTTCAATCTCTGGCCACCCAATAGTGTTTGCGAGTCGAGGGTTCATGAAAATGTCAGGTTACTCGAGAGAGGAAATAATTGGGAAAAACGGAAGATTGTTTCAAGGTCCAGGGACTAATCAAAGGACCGTTATGGAAATTCGAGAGGCAATTCGGGAAGAAAGGGCAATTGAGGTTAATTTGTTGAATTATAGGAAAGATGGGACACCCTTTTGGATGTTGTTTCGTATGAGTCCTGTATTTTGTAAACAAGATGGGAGGGTTACTAATTTTGTGGCATGTCAGGTGCCTATTGTTTCCAGAAAACGTGGGAGAAACTGTGGGTTCGGTTTTAGTGGAAAGGGCAATCAGTCTGAATTTAGAGAGATTGTGTTTGGTTCTTGTAGGAGCGAGATTTGTTCGGATTCTTTGTTGGATTTGGATCGTGTTTTGGCTCTTCAGTCGGATAGTCAAG GACATGCTTTTTATATATGCTTAGTGTCTCTGGCAGGATTAGAAAATGAAGAGACCTGTGAGGCAAGTGAGCTAGAGAAGCAAAAAGCTGCAACTGCTATAAACAACATCTTGTCTGTGCTGACTTACTATAGTGCATCAACAGGCAAATTGGTTTGTGAAAAGCGATGTGGCATACCTGGGGTGGACTTCATCAATTCGTCATTACGTATATCTCTTGGTAGAATCAAACAAAGCTTTGTATT AACTGATCCACACTTACCTGACGTGCCCATAGTTTATGCCAGCGATGCCTTCCTAAAGTTGACAG GTTATGACAGACATGAAGTGTTGGGGCACAATTGTGGGTTCTTAAATGGATCTGATACTGATCCTGCAACCTTATATCAG ATAAAGGAAAGCATTCGAGCAGAACAAGCATGCACAGTACGTATCTTAAATTACAG GAAGGACAAAACTTCATTTTGGTGTCTTCTTCATATGTCACCCATTCGTAATGCTTCTGGCAAG GTGCAAAGCTATTACATATTAGTAGGAATTGACTAG
- the LOC123214056 gene encoding protein TWIN LOV 1 isoform X9 — MDSQLGLIEQSFNSRYTFRAREALDDLPDNFTITDPSISGHPIVFASRGFMKMSGYSREEIIGKNGRLFQGPGTNQRTVMEIREAIREERAIEVNLLNYRKDGTPFWMLFRMSPVFCKQDGRVTNFVACQVPIVSRKRGRNCGFGFSGKGNQSEFREIVFGSCRSEICSDSLLDLDRVLALQSDSQGLENEETCEASELEKQKAATAINNILSVLTYYSASTGKLVCEKRCGIPGVDFINSSLRISLGRIKQSFVLTDPHLPDVPIVYASDAFLKLTGYDRHEVLGHNCGFLNGSDTDPATLYQIKESIRAEQACTEGQNFILVSSSYVTHS, encoded by the exons ATGGACTCACAACTGGGTCTAATTGAACAATCATTTAACAGTCGTTACACTTTCCGGGCACGAGAAGCGCTCGATGATTTACCTGACAATTTTACAATAACCGATCCTTCAATCTCTGGCCACCCAATAGTGTTTGCGAGTCGAGGGTTCATGAAAATGTCAGGTTACTCGAGAGAGGAAATAATTGGGAAAAACGGAAGATTGTTTCAAGGTCCAGGGACTAATCAAAGGACCGTTATGGAAATTCGAGAGGCAATTCGGGAAGAAAGGGCAATTGAGGTTAATTTGTTGAATTATAGGAAAGATGGGACACCCTTTTGGATGTTGTTTCGTATGAGTCCTGTATTTTGTAAACAAGATGGGAGGGTTACTAATTTTGTGGCATGTCAGGTGCCTATTGTTTCCAGAAAACGTGGGAGAAACTGTGGGTTCGGTTTTAGTGGAAAGGGCAATCAGTCTGAATTTAGAGAGATTGTGTTTGGTTCTTGTAGGAGCGAGATTTGTTCGGATTCTTTGTTGGATTTGGATCGTGTTTTGGCTCTTCAGTCGGATAGTCAAG GATTAGAAAATGAAGAGACCTGTGAGGCAAGTGAGCTAGAGAAGCAAAAAGCTGCAACTGCTATAAACAACATCTTGTCTGTGCTGACTTACTATAGTGCATCAACAGGCAAATTGGTTTGTGAAAAGCGATGTGGCATACCTGGGGTGGACTTCATCAATTCGTCATTACGTATATCTCTTGGTAGAATCAAACAAAGCTTTGTATT AACTGATCCACACTTACCTGACGTGCCCATAGTTTATGCCAGCGATGCCTTCCTAAAGTTGACAG GTTATGACAGACATGAAGTGTTGGGGCACAATTGTGGGTTCTTAAATGGATCTGATACTGATCCTGCAACCTTATATCAG ATAAAGGAAAGCATTCGAGCAGAACAAGCATGCACA GAAGGACAAAACTTCATTTTGGTGTCTTCTTCATATGTCACCCATTCGTAA
- the LOC123214056 gene encoding protein TWIN LOV 1 isoform X3, with protein MDSQLGLIEQSFNSRYTFRAREALDDLPDNFTITDPSISGHPIVFASRGFMKMSGYSREEIIGKNGRLFQGPGTNQRTVMEIREAIREERAIEVNLLNYRKDGTPFWMLFRMSPVFCKQDGRVTNFVACQVPIVSRKRGRNCGFGFSGKGNQSEFREIVFGSCRSEICSDSLLDLDRVLALQSDSQGLENEETCEASELEKQKAATAINNILSVLTYYSASTGKLVCEKRCGIPGVDFINSSLRISLGRIKQSFVLTDPHLPDVPIVYASDAFLKLTGYDRHEVLGHNCGFLNGSDTDPATLYQIKESIRAEQACTVRILNYRKDKTSFWCLLHMSPIRNASGKCCITVWSVSLLASPWFTFQVAYFASVQTEEGCKSADRHGLSPEKMQLSAIGAIKVAVRSSSMGACSSKSICK; from the exons ATGGACTCACAACTGGGTCTAATTGAACAATCATTTAACAGTCGTTACACTTTCCGGGCACGAGAAGCGCTCGATGATTTACCTGACAATTTTACAATAACCGATCCTTCAATCTCTGGCCACCCAATAGTGTTTGCGAGTCGAGGGTTCATGAAAATGTCAGGTTACTCGAGAGAGGAAATAATTGGGAAAAACGGAAGATTGTTTCAAGGTCCAGGGACTAATCAAAGGACCGTTATGGAAATTCGAGAGGCAATTCGGGAAGAAAGGGCAATTGAGGTTAATTTGTTGAATTATAGGAAAGATGGGACACCCTTTTGGATGTTGTTTCGTATGAGTCCTGTATTTTGTAAACAAGATGGGAGGGTTACTAATTTTGTGGCATGTCAGGTGCCTATTGTTTCCAGAAAACGTGGGAGAAACTGTGGGTTCGGTTTTAGTGGAAAGGGCAATCAGTCTGAATTTAGAGAGATTGTGTTTGGTTCTTGTAGGAGCGAGATTTGTTCGGATTCTTTGTTGGATTTGGATCGTGTTTTGGCTCTTCAGTCGGATAGTCAAG GATTAGAAAATGAAGAGACCTGTGAGGCAAGTGAGCTAGAGAAGCAAAAAGCTGCAACTGCTATAAACAACATCTTGTCTGTGCTGACTTACTATAGTGCATCAACAGGCAAATTGGTTTGTGAAAAGCGATGTGGCATACCTGGGGTGGACTTCATCAATTCGTCATTACGTATATCTCTTGGTAGAATCAAACAAAGCTTTGTATT AACTGATCCACACTTACCTGACGTGCCCATAGTTTATGCCAGCGATGCCTTCCTAAAGTTGACAG GTTATGACAGACATGAAGTGTTGGGGCACAATTGTGGGTTCTTAAATGGATCTGATACTGATCCTGCAACCTTATATCAG ATAAAGGAAAGCATTCGAGCAGAACAAGCATGCACAGTACGTATCTTAAATTACAG GAAGGACAAAACTTCATTTTGGTGTCTTCTTCATATGTCACCCATTCGTAATGCTTCTGGCAAG TGTTGCATAACGGTCTGGTCTGTAAGTCTGCTAGCCAGCCCATGGTTTACATTTCAG GTGGCATATTTTGCCAGCGTTCAAACAGAAGAAGGATGTAAGAGCGCAGACCGACATGGTCTGAGCCCAGAAAAGATGCAGCTCAGTGCCATCGGTGCAATCAAGGTTGCAGTGAGGAGTTCATCAATGGGTGCTTGTTCTTCAAAATCCATTTGTAAAtag
- the LOC123214056 gene encoding protein TWIN LOV 1 isoform X5, with product MDSQLGLIEQSFNSRYTFRAREALDDLPDNFTITDPSISGHPIVFASRGFMKMSGYSREEIIGKNGRLFQGPGTNQRTVMEIREAIREERAIEVNLLNYRKDGTPFWMLFRMSPVFCKQDGRVTNFVACQVPIVSRKRGRNCGFGFSGKGNQSEFREIVFGSCRSEICSDSLLDLDRVLALQSDSQGLENEETCEASELEKQKAATAINNILSVLTYYSASTGKLVCEKRCGIPGVDFINSSLRISLGRIKQSFVLTDPHLPDVPIVYASDAFLKLTGYDRHEVLGHNCGFLNGSDTDPATLYQIKESIRAEQACTVRILNYRKDKTSFWCLLHMSPIRNASGKVAYFASVQTEEGCKSADRHGLSPEKMQLSAIGAIKVAVRSSSMGACSSKSICK from the exons ATGGACTCACAACTGGGTCTAATTGAACAATCATTTAACAGTCGTTACACTTTCCGGGCACGAGAAGCGCTCGATGATTTACCTGACAATTTTACAATAACCGATCCTTCAATCTCTGGCCACCCAATAGTGTTTGCGAGTCGAGGGTTCATGAAAATGTCAGGTTACTCGAGAGAGGAAATAATTGGGAAAAACGGAAGATTGTTTCAAGGTCCAGGGACTAATCAAAGGACCGTTATGGAAATTCGAGAGGCAATTCGGGAAGAAAGGGCAATTGAGGTTAATTTGTTGAATTATAGGAAAGATGGGACACCCTTTTGGATGTTGTTTCGTATGAGTCCTGTATTTTGTAAACAAGATGGGAGGGTTACTAATTTTGTGGCATGTCAGGTGCCTATTGTTTCCAGAAAACGTGGGAGAAACTGTGGGTTCGGTTTTAGTGGAAAGGGCAATCAGTCTGAATTTAGAGAGATTGTGTTTGGTTCTTGTAGGAGCGAGATTTGTTCGGATTCTTTGTTGGATTTGGATCGTGTTTTGGCTCTTCAGTCGGATAGTCAAG GATTAGAAAATGAAGAGACCTGTGAGGCAAGTGAGCTAGAGAAGCAAAAAGCTGCAACTGCTATAAACAACATCTTGTCTGTGCTGACTTACTATAGTGCATCAACAGGCAAATTGGTTTGTGAAAAGCGATGTGGCATACCTGGGGTGGACTTCATCAATTCGTCATTACGTATATCTCTTGGTAGAATCAAACAAAGCTTTGTATT AACTGATCCACACTTACCTGACGTGCCCATAGTTTATGCCAGCGATGCCTTCCTAAAGTTGACAG GTTATGACAGACATGAAGTGTTGGGGCACAATTGTGGGTTCTTAAATGGATCTGATACTGATCCTGCAACCTTATATCAG ATAAAGGAAAGCATTCGAGCAGAACAAGCATGCACAGTACGTATCTTAAATTACAG GAAGGACAAAACTTCATTTTGGTGTCTTCTTCATATGTCACCCATTCGTAATGCTTCTGGCAAG GTGGCATATTTTGCCAGCGTTCAAACAGAAGAAGGATGTAAGAGCGCAGACCGACATGGTCTGAGCCCAGAAAAGATGCAGCTCAGTGCCATCGGTGCAATCAAGGTTGCAGTGAGGAGTTCATCAATGGGTGCTTGTTCTTCAAAATCCATTTGTAAAtag
- the LOC123214056 gene encoding protein TWIN LOV 1 isoform X8 encodes MDSQLGLIEQSFNSRYTFRAREALDDLPDNFTITDPSISGHPIVFASRGFMKMSGYSREEIIGKNGRLFQGPGTNQRTVMEIREAIREERAIEVNLLNYRKDGTPFWMLFRMSPVFCKQDGRVTNFVACQVPIVSRKRGRNCGFGFSGKGNQSEFREIVFGSCRSEICSDSLLDLDRVLALQSDSQGHAFYICLVSLAGLENEETCEASELEKQKAATAINNILSVLTYYSASTGKLVCEKRCGIPGVDFINSSLRISLGRIKQSFVLTDPHLPDVPIVYASDAFLKLTGYDRHEVLGHNCGFLNGSDTDPATLYQIKESIRAEQACTEGQNFILVSSSYVTHS; translated from the exons ATGGACTCACAACTGGGTCTAATTGAACAATCATTTAACAGTCGTTACACTTTCCGGGCACGAGAAGCGCTCGATGATTTACCTGACAATTTTACAATAACCGATCCTTCAATCTCTGGCCACCCAATAGTGTTTGCGAGTCGAGGGTTCATGAAAATGTCAGGTTACTCGAGAGAGGAAATAATTGGGAAAAACGGAAGATTGTTTCAAGGTCCAGGGACTAATCAAAGGACCGTTATGGAAATTCGAGAGGCAATTCGGGAAGAAAGGGCAATTGAGGTTAATTTGTTGAATTATAGGAAAGATGGGACACCCTTTTGGATGTTGTTTCGTATGAGTCCTGTATTTTGTAAACAAGATGGGAGGGTTACTAATTTTGTGGCATGTCAGGTGCCTATTGTTTCCAGAAAACGTGGGAGAAACTGTGGGTTCGGTTTTAGTGGAAAGGGCAATCAGTCTGAATTTAGAGAGATTGTGTTTGGTTCTTGTAGGAGCGAGATTTGTTCGGATTCTTTGTTGGATTTGGATCGTGTTTTGGCTCTTCAGTCGGATAGTCAAG GACATGCTTTTTATATATGCTTAGTGTCTCTGGCAGGATTAGAAAATGAAGAGACCTGTGAGGCAAGTGAGCTAGAGAAGCAAAAAGCTGCAACTGCTATAAACAACATCTTGTCTGTGCTGACTTACTATAGTGCATCAACAGGCAAATTGGTTTGTGAAAAGCGATGTGGCATACCTGGGGTGGACTTCATCAATTCGTCATTACGTATATCTCTTGGTAGAATCAAACAAAGCTTTGTATT AACTGATCCACACTTACCTGACGTGCCCATAGTTTATGCCAGCGATGCCTTCCTAAAGTTGACAG GTTATGACAGACATGAAGTGTTGGGGCACAATTGTGGGTTCTTAAATGGATCTGATACTGATCCTGCAACCTTATATCAG ATAAAGGAAAGCATTCGAGCAGAACAAGCATGCACA GAAGGACAAAACTTCATTTTGGTGTCTTCTTCATATGTCACCCATTCGTAA
- the LOC123214056 gene encoding protein TWIN LOV 1 isoform X4, with protein MDSQLGLIEQSFNSRYTFRAREALDDLPDNFTITDPSISGHPIVFASRGFMKMSGYSREEIIGKNGRLFQGPGTNQRTVMEIREAIREERAIEVNLLNYRKDGTPFWMLFRMSPVFCKQDGRVTNFVACQVPIVSRKRGRNCGFGFSGKGNQSEFREIVFGSCRSEICSDSLLDLDRVLALQSDSQGHAFYICLVSLAGLENEETCEASELEKQKAATAINNILSVLTYYSASTGKLVCEKRCGIPGVDFINSSLRISLGRIKQSFVLTDPHLPDVPIVYASDAFLKLTGYDRHEVLGHNCGFLNGSDTDPATLYQIKESIRAEQACTVRILNYRKDKTSFWCLLHMSPIRNASGKVAYFASVQTEEGCKSADRHGLSPEKMQLSAIGAIKVAVRSSSMGACSSKSICK; from the exons ATGGACTCACAACTGGGTCTAATTGAACAATCATTTAACAGTCGTTACACTTTCCGGGCACGAGAAGCGCTCGATGATTTACCTGACAATTTTACAATAACCGATCCTTCAATCTCTGGCCACCCAATAGTGTTTGCGAGTCGAGGGTTCATGAAAATGTCAGGTTACTCGAGAGAGGAAATAATTGGGAAAAACGGAAGATTGTTTCAAGGTCCAGGGACTAATCAAAGGACCGTTATGGAAATTCGAGAGGCAATTCGGGAAGAAAGGGCAATTGAGGTTAATTTGTTGAATTATAGGAAAGATGGGACACCCTTTTGGATGTTGTTTCGTATGAGTCCTGTATTTTGTAAACAAGATGGGAGGGTTACTAATTTTGTGGCATGTCAGGTGCCTATTGTTTCCAGAAAACGTGGGAGAAACTGTGGGTTCGGTTTTAGTGGAAAGGGCAATCAGTCTGAATTTAGAGAGATTGTGTTTGGTTCTTGTAGGAGCGAGATTTGTTCGGATTCTTTGTTGGATTTGGATCGTGTTTTGGCTCTTCAGTCGGATAGTCAAG GACATGCTTTTTATATATGCTTAGTGTCTCTGGCAGGATTAGAAAATGAAGAGACCTGTGAGGCAAGTGAGCTAGAGAAGCAAAAAGCTGCAACTGCTATAAACAACATCTTGTCTGTGCTGACTTACTATAGTGCATCAACAGGCAAATTGGTTTGTGAAAAGCGATGTGGCATACCTGGGGTGGACTTCATCAATTCGTCATTACGTATATCTCTTGGTAGAATCAAACAAAGCTTTGTATT AACTGATCCACACTTACCTGACGTGCCCATAGTTTATGCCAGCGATGCCTTCCTAAAGTTGACAG GTTATGACAGACATGAAGTGTTGGGGCACAATTGTGGGTTCTTAAATGGATCTGATACTGATCCTGCAACCTTATATCAG ATAAAGGAAAGCATTCGAGCAGAACAAGCATGCACAGTACGTATCTTAAATTACAG GAAGGACAAAACTTCATTTTGGTGTCTTCTTCATATGTCACCCATTCGTAATGCTTCTGGCAAG GTGGCATATTTTGCCAGCGTTCAAACAGAAGAAGGATGTAAGAGCGCAGACCGACATGGTCTGAGCCCAGAAAAGATGCAGCTCAGTGCCATCGGTGCAATCAAGGTTGCAGTGAGGAGTTCATCAATGGGTGCTTGTTCTTCAAAATCCATTTGTAAAtag
- the LOC123214056 gene encoding protein TWIN LOV 1 isoform X6 — protein sequence MDSQLGLIEQSFNSRYTFRAREALDDLPDNFTITDPSISGHPIVFASRGFMKMSGYSREEIIGKNGRLFQGPGTNQRTVMEIREAIREERAIEVNLLNYRKDGTPFWMLFRMSPVFCKQDGRVTNFVACQVPIVSRKRGRNCGFGFSGKGNQSEFREIVFGSCRSEICSDSLLDLDRVLALQSDSQGHAFYICLVSLAGLENEETCEASELEKQKAATAINNILSVLTYYSASTGKLVCEKRCGIPGVDFINSSLRISLGRIKQSFVLTDPHLPDVPIVYASDAFLKLTGYDRHEVLGHNCGFLNGSDTDPATLYQIKESIRAEQACTVRILNYRKDKTSFWCLLHMSPIRNASGKCCITVWSVSLLASPWFTFQVQSYYILVGID from the exons ATGGACTCACAACTGGGTCTAATTGAACAATCATTTAACAGTCGTTACACTTTCCGGGCACGAGAAGCGCTCGATGATTTACCTGACAATTTTACAATAACCGATCCTTCAATCTCTGGCCACCCAATAGTGTTTGCGAGTCGAGGGTTCATGAAAATGTCAGGTTACTCGAGAGAGGAAATAATTGGGAAAAACGGAAGATTGTTTCAAGGTCCAGGGACTAATCAAAGGACCGTTATGGAAATTCGAGAGGCAATTCGGGAAGAAAGGGCAATTGAGGTTAATTTGTTGAATTATAGGAAAGATGGGACACCCTTTTGGATGTTGTTTCGTATGAGTCCTGTATTTTGTAAACAAGATGGGAGGGTTACTAATTTTGTGGCATGTCAGGTGCCTATTGTTTCCAGAAAACGTGGGAGAAACTGTGGGTTCGGTTTTAGTGGAAAGGGCAATCAGTCTGAATTTAGAGAGATTGTGTTTGGTTCTTGTAGGAGCGAGATTTGTTCGGATTCTTTGTTGGATTTGGATCGTGTTTTGGCTCTTCAGTCGGATAGTCAAG GACATGCTTTTTATATATGCTTAGTGTCTCTGGCAGGATTAGAAAATGAAGAGACCTGTGAGGCAAGTGAGCTAGAGAAGCAAAAAGCTGCAACTGCTATAAACAACATCTTGTCTGTGCTGACTTACTATAGTGCATCAACAGGCAAATTGGTTTGTGAAAAGCGATGTGGCATACCTGGGGTGGACTTCATCAATTCGTCATTACGTATATCTCTTGGTAGAATCAAACAAAGCTTTGTATT AACTGATCCACACTTACCTGACGTGCCCATAGTTTATGCCAGCGATGCCTTCCTAAAGTTGACAG GTTATGACAGACATGAAGTGTTGGGGCACAATTGTGGGTTCTTAAATGGATCTGATACTGATCCTGCAACCTTATATCAG ATAAAGGAAAGCATTCGAGCAGAACAAGCATGCACAGTACGTATCTTAAATTACAG GAAGGACAAAACTTCATTTTGGTGTCTTCTTCATATGTCACCCATTCGTAATGCTTCTGGCAAG TGTTGCATAACGGTCTGGTCTGTAAGTCTGCTAGCCAGCCCATGGTTTACATTTCAG GTGCAAAGCTATTACATATTAGTAGGAATTGACTAG
- the LOC123214056 gene encoding protein TWIN LOV 1 isoform X1 has product MDSQLGLIEQSFNSRYTFRAREALDDLPDNFTITDPSISGHPIVFASRGFMKMSGYSREEIIGKNGRLFQGPGTNQRTVMEIREAIREERAIEVNLLNYRKDGTPFWMLFRMSPVFCKQDGRVTNFVACQVPIVSRKRGRNCGFGFSGKGNQSEFREIVFGSCRSEICSDSLLDLDRVLALQSDSQGHAFYICLVSLAGLENEETCEASELEKQKAATAINNILSVLTYYSASTGKLVCEKRCGIPGVDFINSSLRISLGRIKQSFVLTDPHLPDVPIVYASDAFLKLTGYDRHEVLGHNCGFLNGSDTDPATLYQIKESIRAEQACTVRILNYRKDKTSFWCLLHMSPIRNASGKCCITVWSVSLLASPWFTFQVAYFASVQTEEGCKSADRHGLSPEKMQLSAIGAIKVAVRSSSMGACSSKSICK; this is encoded by the exons ATGGACTCACAACTGGGTCTAATTGAACAATCATTTAACAGTCGTTACACTTTCCGGGCACGAGAAGCGCTCGATGATTTACCTGACAATTTTACAATAACCGATCCTTCAATCTCTGGCCACCCAATAGTGTTTGCGAGTCGAGGGTTCATGAAAATGTCAGGTTACTCGAGAGAGGAAATAATTGGGAAAAACGGAAGATTGTTTCAAGGTCCAGGGACTAATCAAAGGACCGTTATGGAAATTCGAGAGGCAATTCGGGAAGAAAGGGCAATTGAGGTTAATTTGTTGAATTATAGGAAAGATGGGACACCCTTTTGGATGTTGTTTCGTATGAGTCCTGTATTTTGTAAACAAGATGGGAGGGTTACTAATTTTGTGGCATGTCAGGTGCCTATTGTTTCCAGAAAACGTGGGAGAAACTGTGGGTTCGGTTTTAGTGGAAAGGGCAATCAGTCTGAATTTAGAGAGATTGTGTTTGGTTCTTGTAGGAGCGAGATTTGTTCGGATTCTTTGTTGGATTTGGATCGTGTTTTGGCTCTTCAGTCGGATAGTCAAG GACATGCTTTTTATATATGCTTAGTGTCTCTGGCAGGATTAGAAAATGAAGAGACCTGTGAGGCAAGTGAGCTAGAGAAGCAAAAAGCTGCAACTGCTATAAACAACATCTTGTCTGTGCTGACTTACTATAGTGCATCAACAGGCAAATTGGTTTGTGAAAAGCGATGTGGCATACCTGGGGTGGACTTCATCAATTCGTCATTACGTATATCTCTTGGTAGAATCAAACAAAGCTTTGTATT AACTGATCCACACTTACCTGACGTGCCCATAGTTTATGCCAGCGATGCCTTCCTAAAGTTGACAG GTTATGACAGACATGAAGTGTTGGGGCACAATTGTGGGTTCTTAAATGGATCTGATACTGATCCTGCAACCTTATATCAG ATAAAGGAAAGCATTCGAGCAGAACAAGCATGCACAGTACGTATCTTAAATTACAG GAAGGACAAAACTTCATTTTGGTGTCTTCTTCATATGTCACCCATTCGTAATGCTTCTGGCAAG TGTTGCATAACGGTCTGGTCTGTAAGTCTGCTAGCCAGCCCATGGTTTACATTTCAG GTGGCATATTTTGCCAGCGTTCAAACAGAAGAAGGATGTAAGAGCGCAGACCGACATGGTCTGAGCCCAGAAAAGATGCAGCTCAGTGCCATCGGTGCAATCAAGGTTGCAGTGAGGAGTTCATCAATGGGTGCTTGTTCTTCAAAATCCATTTGTAAAtag
- the LOC123214056 gene encoding protein TWIN LOV 1 isoform X2, whose translation MDSQLGLIEQSFNSRYTFRAREALDDLPDNFTITDPSISGHPIVFASRGFMKMSGYSREEIIGKNGRLFQGPGTNQRTVMEIREAIREERAIEVNLLNYRKDGTPFWMLFRMSPVFCKQDGRVTNFVACQVPIVSRKRGRNCGFGFSGKGNQSEFREIVFGSCRSEICSDSLLDLDRVLALQSDSQVSLAGLENEETCEASELEKQKAATAINNILSVLTYYSASTGKLVCEKRCGIPGVDFINSSLRISLGRIKQSFVLTDPHLPDVPIVYASDAFLKLTGYDRHEVLGHNCGFLNGSDTDPATLYQIKESIRAEQACTVRILNYRKDKTSFWCLLHMSPIRNASGKCCITVWSVSLLASPWFTFQVAYFASVQTEEGCKSADRHGLSPEKMQLSAIGAIKVAVRSSSMGACSSKSICK comes from the exons ATGGACTCACAACTGGGTCTAATTGAACAATCATTTAACAGTCGTTACACTTTCCGGGCACGAGAAGCGCTCGATGATTTACCTGACAATTTTACAATAACCGATCCTTCAATCTCTGGCCACCCAATAGTGTTTGCGAGTCGAGGGTTCATGAAAATGTCAGGTTACTCGAGAGAGGAAATAATTGGGAAAAACGGAAGATTGTTTCAAGGTCCAGGGACTAATCAAAGGACCGTTATGGAAATTCGAGAGGCAATTCGGGAAGAAAGGGCAATTGAGGTTAATTTGTTGAATTATAGGAAAGATGGGACACCCTTTTGGATGTTGTTTCGTATGAGTCCTGTATTTTGTAAACAAGATGGGAGGGTTACTAATTTTGTGGCATGTCAGGTGCCTATTGTTTCCAGAAAACGTGGGAGAAACTGTGGGTTCGGTTTTAGTGGAAAGGGCAATCAGTCTGAATTTAGAGAGATTGTGTTTGGTTCTTGTAGGAGCGAGATTTGTTCGGATTCTTTGTTGGATTTGGATCGTGTTTTGGCTCTTCAGTCGGATAGTCAAG TGTCTCTGGCAGGATTAGAAAATGAAGAGACCTGTGAGGCAAGTGAGCTAGAGAAGCAAAAAGCTGCAACTGCTATAAACAACATCTTGTCTGTGCTGACTTACTATAGTGCATCAACAGGCAAATTGGTTTGTGAAAAGCGATGTGGCATACCTGGGGTGGACTTCATCAATTCGTCATTACGTATATCTCTTGGTAGAATCAAACAAAGCTTTGTATT AACTGATCCACACTTACCTGACGTGCCCATAGTTTATGCCAGCGATGCCTTCCTAAAGTTGACAG GTTATGACAGACATGAAGTGTTGGGGCACAATTGTGGGTTCTTAAATGGATCTGATACTGATCCTGCAACCTTATATCAG ATAAAGGAAAGCATTCGAGCAGAACAAGCATGCACAGTACGTATCTTAAATTACAG GAAGGACAAAACTTCATTTTGGTGTCTTCTTCATATGTCACCCATTCGTAATGCTTCTGGCAAG TGTTGCATAACGGTCTGGTCTGTAAGTCTGCTAGCCAGCCCATGGTTTACATTTCAG GTGGCATATTTTGCCAGCGTTCAAACAGAAGAAGGATGTAAGAGCGCAGACCGACATGGTCTGAGCCCAGAAAAGATGCAGCTCAGTGCCATCGGTGCAATCAAGGTTGCAGTGAGGAGTTCATCAATGGGTGCTTGTTCTTCAAAATCCATTTGTAAAtag